In a genomic window of Pontibacter liquoris:
- a CDS encoding efflux RND transporter periplasmic adaptor subunit, which yields MKRILMLMGSCAFLCHTSCTSTKGEEEKPAETQFSVTNPMKMDTTITDDYVCQIHSINHIELRAQEKGYLQKIFVDEGQHVRKGQLLFQIMPNLYQAELQKAQAEVSFAQIEYQNTASLSSKNVVAPSEVAMAKAKLDKAKAELALAKVHLQFTEIRAPFDGIIDRFHVRPGSLVDEGELLTELSDNSKMWVYYNVPEAEYLDYETSITQADSARKVNLLMANNKLFKYAGVVETIEANFNNETGNIPFRATFPNPDGLLRHGETGNIRMGIPLKNALLIPQKATFEVLEKKYVYVLDKNNVLRSREITVGAEMPHLYAVQSGLAEHDRILLEGLRLVHENEKIHANFVSPGQVISHLELYAE from the coding sequence ATGAAGAGAATTCTGATGCTAATGGGCTCGTGTGCCTTCCTGTGCCATACCAGCTGTACATCAACCAAAGGAGAAGAAGAAAAACCCGCAGAAACGCAGTTTTCGGTTACCAACCCCATGAAGATGGATACAACCATCACAGATGACTATGTGTGCCAGATCCATTCCATCAACCACATTGAACTGCGGGCCCAGGAAAAAGGCTACCTGCAGAAAATTTTTGTAGACGAAGGGCAGCACGTGCGCAAAGGACAGCTCCTGTTCCAGATCATGCCCAATTTATACCAGGCCGAACTGCAAAAAGCACAGGCGGAGGTCAGTTTTGCCCAGATAGAATACCAGAACACCGCTTCCCTTTCGAGCAAAAATGTGGTGGCACCAAGCGAGGTGGCCATGGCCAAGGCTAAGCTCGACAAAGCCAAAGCAGAGTTAGCCCTGGCAAAGGTGCACCTGCAATTCACCGAGATCCGGGCCCCGTTCGATGGCATCATCGACCGTTTTCATGTACGGCCCGGCAGCCTCGTAGACGAGGGCGAACTCCTAACCGAGCTTTCGGACAACAGCAAAATGTGGGTATACTATAACGTGCCGGAGGCCGAGTACCTGGATTACGAGACAAGTATAACACAGGCCGACAGCGCCCGGAAAGTGAACCTGCTAATGGCTAACAACAAGCTGTTTAAGTATGCGGGCGTGGTGGAAACCATTGAAGCCAATTTCAACAACGAAACCGGCAACATTCCTTTCCGGGCCACCTTCCCCAACCCCGACGGGCTGTTACGGCACGGCGAAACAGGCAATATCCGCATGGGTATTCCGCTGAAAAATGCCCTGCTCATTCCCCAGAAAGCCACCTTCGAAGTACTTGAAAAGAAGTATGTGTATGTGCTGGATAAAAACAACGTGCTCCGGTCCAGAGAGATCACGGTAGGCGCGGAAATGCCGCACCTTTACGCGGTGCAAAGTGGCCTGGCCGAGCATGACAGGATCCTGCTGGAAGGCCTGCGGCTGGTACATGAAAACGAAAAGATACACGCCAATTTTGTCTCGCCCGGTCAAGTTATTTCTCACCTGGAATTATATGCGGAGTAA
- a CDS encoding EamA family transporter, translating to MEPWLSYALIAMLMGGVAMVFAKLGMGGADEHVALVIRTGVLFAMVVVNAWYAGGLKGLKAIDNKTLMWFILAGACTAVYWILYFKALKTADVSIVATIDRAGIIITVLLSYFLLKEPLTPRLLLGMGTILAGTLILIWK from the coding sequence ATGGAGCCCTGGCTTAGTTATGCGTTAATAGCCATGCTCATGGGCGGCGTCGCGATGGTGTTTGCAAAGTTGGGAATGGGTGGCGCAGACGAGCATGTGGCCCTGGTGATACGGACGGGTGTGTTGTTTGCTATGGTGGTGGTCAATGCCTGGTATGCGGGCGGGCTAAAAGGCCTGAAAGCGATCGATAACAAAACCCTGATGTGGTTTATACTTGCCGGCGCCTGCACGGCCGTGTACTGGATCTTATACTTTAAAGCCCTGAAAACAGCGGATGTCTCTATCGTTGCCACCATCGACCGGGCCGGCATTATCATAACCGTATTGCTCTCTTATTTTCTGCTGAAAGAACCGCTTACCCCCCGGCTGCTGCTCGGCATGGGAACCATACTTGCCGGCACCCTGATCCTGATCTGGAAGTGA
- a CDS encoding ring-cleaving dioxygenase yields the protein MENRIVGLHHITAIAGMAKKNLHFYTQVLGQRLLKKTVNFDDPGTYHFYFGDEKGSAGTILTFFPHEGARRGSAGTGMATNIAYAVPDGSFDFWLDRFEKYNVIYNKPSEKFGEKYLTFLDPDGLKLELVIPKNPDNRTPWQTDEVKADVATRGFHGVTLTLQNKEKTAKILTDIFGYTFQEKSGNRYRYATDAADTANIIDLVELPNEARGIGGAGTNHHIAFRVKNEEVLMHFQEKIAGLGYNITNKIDRNYFYSLYFREPGGVLFEIATDNPGFGIDEPWDKLGSGLLLPPQYEGRRAEIEAVLPALN from the coding sequence ATGGAAAACAGGATAGTAGGGCTGCACCACATAACTGCTATTGCGGGCATGGCCAAAAAGAACCTTCATTTTTATACCCAGGTGCTGGGTCAGCGACTGCTCAAGAAAACCGTGAACTTCGACGACCCGGGCACTTACCACTTCTATTTCGGAGATGAAAAGGGCAGCGCCGGCACCATTCTCACGTTCTTCCCCCACGAAGGCGCCCGCCGCGGAAGTGCCGGCACCGGCATGGCCACCAACATTGCGTATGCAGTGCCCGATGGCAGCTTCGATTTCTGGCTCGACCGATTTGAAAAGTATAACGTGATCTATAACAAGCCCTCCGAAAAGTTCGGCGAAAAATACCTCACGTTCCTGGACCCCGACGGGCTGAAACTGGAGTTGGTCATTCCGAAGAACCCTGACAATAGAACGCCCTGGCAAACCGACGAAGTAAAGGCCGATGTAGCCACCAGAGGCTTTCATGGCGTAACGCTCACGCTCCAGAATAAAGAGAAGACAGCGAAGATACTGACCGATATTTTCGGCTATACTTTTCAAGAGAAGAGCGGCAACCGCTACCGGTACGCGACCGACGCAGCAGATACCGCCAACATTATCGACCTGGTGGAGTTGCCAAACGAAGCGCGCGGGATAGGCGGCGCAGGAACCAATCACCATATCGCGTTCCGGGTGAAGAACGAAGAGGTGCTGATGCATTTCCAGGAGAAGATCGCAGGCCTAGGCTACAACATCACCAACAAGATAGACCGCAACTATTTCTATTCGCTCTACTTCCGCGAGCCGGGTGGGGTGCTGTTCGAAATTGCCACCGACAATCCAGGATTTGGCATAGACGAGCCTTGGGATAAACTGGGATCAGGTTTGTTGTTGCCGCCCCAGTACGAAGGCCGTAGAGCAGAGATCGAAGCGGTTTTACCTGCCCTGAACTAA
- a CDS encoding YceI family protein yields MAQFKWVVDPMHSEVQFKVKHLMITTVTGYFKNFNIEAVTADEAFTDVTSVVFTADVNSISTNNEQRDTHLKSPDFFDVEKHDEIRFVGKSYEHVGGQDYKLQGDLIIRDITKPVTINVEFGGIVVDPYGQTKAGFTINGKISRKEFGLTWNAVTEAGSVVVSDEIKLQAEIQLVKQA; encoded by the coding sequence ATGGCACAATTTAAATGGGTAGTAGACCCGATGCACAGCGAAGTACAGTTTAAAGTAAAGCACTTGATGATCACGACTGTAACCGGCTATTTTAAGAACTTCAACATCGAAGCCGTTACCGCCGATGAGGCATTTACGGATGTAACTTCCGTTGTTTTTACAGCCGACGTGAACTCGATCAGTACAAACAACGAGCAGCGCGACACGCACCTCAAATCACCGGATTTCTTTGATGTAGAGAAGCATGACGAGATCCGTTTCGTAGGCAAAAGCTATGAGCATGTGGGCGGCCAGGATTACAAGCTGCAGGGCGATTTAATTATCCGTGACATAACCAAACCCGTAACTATTAATGTCGAATTTGGCGGGATCGTGGTGGACCCTTACGGCCAGACAAAGGCTGGTTTTACCATAAATGGTAAAATAAGCCGGAAAGAGTTTGGGCTTACCTGGAATGCGGTGACCGAAGCAGGCAGCGTGGTGGTAAGTGACGAAATCAAGTTGCAGGCTGAAATTCAGCTGGTAAAACAGGCGTAA
- a CDS encoding efflux RND transporter permease subunit, whose protein sequence is MFSKFIHRPVFAIVISVVIVFIGGLAIKKLPISQFPDIAPTTVNIFIAYPGASADVLVNSTLITLEQAINGVEGMRYIATDATSAGEATLRIIFEPGTDPNDAVVRVKTRVDQVMPLLPELVQREGVVITPVQPSMLMYVNLYSKEKSIDEKFLFNYATVKMIPEIQRIKGVARAQILGSRRYAMRVWLNPDRMRAYNISVEDVMDALAEQSIIGRPGRLGQSSGIAAQSLEYVLTYKGRYNKPVEYEGIIIRANAEGESIRLKDIATVELGSEFFDIYSNLNGQPSAAIVLKQNYGSNASDVIADVKARLDIMKQSFPPGVDYKISYDVSQFLDASIEQVLHTLRDAFILVALVVFIFLGDWRSTLIPILAVPVSLVGAFFVIQLFGLSINLITLFALVLAIGIVVDNAIVVVEAVHAKMEETNLSPYRATIEVLREIGGAIIAITLVMTAVFIPLLFMSGPVGIFYRQFSITMASSIVISAVIALTLTPVLCAMLLKNNHGKPKKKNPLTKALDGFNNGFEKLTGRYVWLLRAIVSRRTLTWGILLAFGVGIFFENKILPAGFIPNEDQGTIYAIVQTPPGSTLETTNQVSQKLQQICQKIEGVESVSSLAGYEIMTEGRGSNAGTCLINLKSWSDRKHTVKEIMEELEEKSKGLGAVVEFFEPPAIPGFGSSGGFSMRLLDKNSDTDYHEFDKINKEFMANLAKRKELTGLFTFFAANYPQYELEIDNNLAMQKGVTISKAMENLNILIGSTYEQGFIKFNQFFKVYVQSDPKFRRLPSDILNLYVKNDQGEMVPYSAFMKLKKTQGPNEVTRFNLYNSAAIQGLPAKGYTTADAIHAVQEVAAKTLPRGYDIAWEGLSYDESTRGNESLYVFIVVLLFVYFVLAAQYESFIIPFAVVLSLPVGIFGSFLLLKLMGLENNIYAQVGMIMLVGLLGKNAVLIVEFAVQKRLQGYTILEAAIEGAKVRFRPILMTSFAFVAGLTPLIVATGAGAIGNRTIGASALGGMLFGTIFGVVIIPGLYYIFAKMADGRHLIRDEHETPLTEDYDYASESFPHIQRNVLIEENENHV, encoded by the coding sequence ATGTTTAGTAAGTTTATACACCGACCCGTATTTGCCATTGTCATATCGGTCGTGATCGTTTTTATAGGTGGCCTGGCAATCAAAAAGCTGCCTATTTCCCAATTCCCCGACATTGCGCCCACCACGGTAAACATTTTTATTGCCTACCCGGGCGCCAGTGCCGATGTACTGGTTAACTCCACCCTTATTACGCTGGAGCAGGCCATTAATGGCGTAGAAGGGATGCGCTACATTGCAACGGATGCCACCAGTGCCGGTGAGGCAACCCTCCGGATTATTTTTGAACCGGGCACCGACCCTAATGATGCGGTGGTGCGGGTGAAAACGCGGGTGGACCAGGTCATGCCGCTGCTGCCCGAACTGGTGCAACGCGAAGGCGTGGTAATCACCCCTGTTCAGCCAAGTATGCTCATGTATGTCAACCTCTATTCCAAGGAAAAGAGCATCGACGAGAAGTTCCTCTTCAACTACGCCACCGTGAAAATGATCCCGGAAATTCAACGGATCAAAGGCGTAGCCCGGGCCCAGATATTGGGTAGCCGCCGGTATGCCATGCGTGTGTGGCTGAACCCGGACCGGATGCGGGCCTATAATATCTCGGTAGAAGACGTGATGGATGCCCTGGCAGAACAAAGTATCATCGGCCGCCCGGGCCGCCTGGGTCAAAGCTCGGGTATAGCCGCCCAGTCGCTGGAATACGTGCTCACTTATAAAGGCCGCTACAACAAGCCGGTCGAGTACGAAGGCATCATTATCCGGGCCAATGCCGAAGGGGAAAGCATCCGCCTCAAAGACATTGCCACCGTAGAGCTGGGCAGTGAATTTTTCGACATTTACTCGAACCTGAATGGCCAGCCCTCTGCCGCCATTGTGTTAAAGCAGAACTACGGCAGTAATGCCAGTGATGTGATTGCAGACGTGAAAGCCCGGCTGGATATCATGAAACAATCTTTCCCGCCAGGTGTGGACTACAAGATCAGTTACGACGTGTCGCAGTTCCTGGATGCCTCCATCGAGCAGGTGCTCCATACGTTAAGAGACGCGTTTATACTTGTAGCGCTGGTGGTTTTCATTTTCCTGGGCGACTGGCGTTCTACCCTGATCCCGATCCTGGCGGTGCCGGTGTCGCTGGTAGGGGCCTTCTTTGTGATCCAGCTCTTTGGGCTTTCCATTAACCTGATCACCTTGTTCGCGCTGGTACTGGCCATTGGTATTGTGGTGGATAATGCCATTGTGGTGGTGGAGGCGGTGCACGCCAAGATGGAGGAAACAAACCTCTCCCCTTACCGGGCAACGATTGAAGTACTGCGTGAGATCGGGGGCGCCATTATCGCTATCACGCTGGTAATGACGGCGGTATTCATCCCGCTTTTATTTATGTCTGGACCGGTGGGTATTTTCTACCGCCAGTTCTCTATTACCATGGCCAGCTCTATCGTGATTTCGGCTGTGATCGCCCTGACGCTGACCCCGGTGCTGTGCGCCATGCTGTTGAAGAATAACCATGGGAAGCCGAAGAAGAAAAACCCATTAACAAAAGCGCTGGATGGTTTTAACAACGGGTTCGAAAAACTGACCGGCCGATATGTTTGGTTGCTACGCGCAATTGTAAGCAGAAGAACACTTACGTGGGGCATCCTGCTGGCCTTTGGTGTCGGTATCTTCTTTGAGAACAAAATTTTGCCGGCAGGCTTTATTCCGAACGAAGACCAGGGTACGATTTACGCCATTGTGCAAACGCCTCCGGGCTCAACGCTGGAAACCACCAACCAGGTATCGCAGAAGCTGCAGCAGATCTGCCAGAAAATTGAAGGTGTGGAATCGGTGTCGTCGCTGGCCGGTTACGAGATCATGACCGAAGGGCGCGGATCGAATGCCGGTACCTGTCTGATCAACCTGAAAAGCTGGTCTGACCGCAAGCATACCGTGAAAGAGATCATGGAAGAGCTGGAAGAGAAATCAAAAGGGCTGGGTGCCGTGGTCGAGTTCTTTGAGCCGCCGGCCATTCCGGGCTTCGGTTCTTCGGGTGGTTTCTCGATGCGTTTGCTGGATAAAAACTCGGATACAGACTACCATGAGTTCGATAAGATCAACAAAGAGTTCATGGCCAACCTGGCCAAACGCAAGGAGCTCACCGGTTTGTTTACCTTCTTTGCCGCCAATTACCCGCAGTATGAACTGGAGATCGACAACAATCTGGCCATGCAAAAAGGAGTGACGATCAGCAAGGCCATGGAAAACCTGAACATCCTGATCGGCAGCACCTATGAGCAAGGTTTTATCAAGTTTAACCAGTTCTTTAAAGTATACGTGCAGTCCGACCCTAAATTCAGAAGGCTGCCATCGGATATCTTAAACCTGTATGTGAAGAATGACCAGGGAGAAATGGTGCCTTACTCGGCCTTTATGAAGCTGAAGAAAACGCAGGGACCAAACGAAGTTACCCGCTTTAACCTCTACAACTCCGCCGCGATCCAAGGCCTTCCGGCCAAAGGCTATACTACTGCAGATGCCATCCATGCCGTACAGGAAGTTGCCGCCAAGACCCTGCCCAGAGGGTATGATATTGCGTGGGAAGGTCTTTCTTACGATGAATCCACCCGTGGAAATGAGTCGCTTTATGTGTTCATCGTTGTACTGTTGTTCGTCTACTTCGTGCTGGCAGCCCAGTACGAGAGCTTTATCATCCCGTTTGCGGTGGTGCTCTCGTTGCCGGTCGGGATCTTTGGTTCGTTTTTGCTGCTGAAGCTGATGGGGCTGGAGAACAACATTTATGCGCAGGTAGGTATGATCATGCTGGTGGGCTTGTTAGGTAAAAACGCCGTACTGATCGTGGAGTTTGCCGTGCAGAAGCGCCTGCAGGGCTATACGATACTGGAAGCCGCCATTGAAGGTGCCAAAGTGCGCTTCCGCCCGATCCTGATGACC
- a CDS encoding TIGR03118 family protein — MKKILNPYGFATFRGAATRLLMLTILLLGAGCDQLQDQFPDLFPKGSQNLKGVKQVNLVANTSKEYNAQRVDSKFVNGWGIAFSPTGVIWPNAEGTGLSFIYKDDGTELRGPVAIPSPDGAKGGHPSGIVFNGTNGFKLPNGDPARFIFDGTDGVISAWNGGDEAVRVKDNSSKAAYTGLAMAADGNKNYLYAANFKSRKIEVYDSNFKRVEGKKFEDPDLPDGYAPFNIQSIGDKLYVMYAKVGSNGEEAAGAGNGYVDIYTPNGHLVRRFASKGTLNAPWGVAQAPDGFLMYENKDIEAPHNAILVGNFGDGHISVYTSGGEYIGQLKSGGKTLVIDGLWAIMFPPSSASSVDQNRLYFAAGPDDETHGLFGYLAPEK; from the coding sequence ATGAAAAAAATACTTAACCCATATGGCTTCGCCACTTTTCGTGGCGCGGCCACCCGCCTTCTGATGCTAACCATTCTGTTGCTAGGCGCAGGCTGCGACCAACTTCAGGACCAGTTCCCGGATTTGTTTCCCAAAGGCTCACAAAACCTGAAAGGAGTGAAGCAGGTTAACTTAGTGGCAAACACGTCCAAAGAATACAATGCGCAGCGTGTAGACTCCAAATTTGTGAACGGTTGGGGAATCGCCTTCAGCCCAACGGGCGTCATCTGGCCAAACGCCGAGGGAACGGGGCTTAGCTTTATTTACAAAGACGACGGTACCGAATTAAGAGGCCCTGTGGCTATTCCGTCGCCGGATGGCGCTAAAGGAGGCCATCCTAGCGGCATCGTCTTCAACGGCACAAACGGGTTTAAGCTTCCCAATGGCGATCCGGCCCGCTTCATTTTTGATGGCACCGATGGGGTAATATCTGCCTGGAACGGTGGCGATGAGGCAGTGCGGGTGAAGGATAACTCTTCGAAAGCCGCCTACACCGGGCTTGCCATGGCTGCAGACGGCAATAAGAACTACCTATATGCGGCAAACTTCAAATCCAGAAAGATTGAAGTATATGACTCGAATTTTAAGCGGGTGGAGGGTAAAAAGTTCGAAGATCCTGACCTGCCCGATGGCTATGCTCCCTTTAACATCCAGAGCATCGGCGATAAACTGTACGTGATGTATGCCAAAGTAGGAAGCAACGGGGAAGAAGCTGCCGGCGCCGGCAACGGCTACGTGGACATCTACACCCCGAACGGCCACCTGGTTCGCCGCTTTGCCAGCAAAGGCACGCTCAATGCCCCGTGGGGGGTGGCGCAGGCGCCGGACGGCTTTCTGATGTATGAAAATAAAGACATAGAGGCTCCTCACAATGCCATTCTGGTAGGCAACTTCGGAGACGGCCATATCAGTGTGTATACTTCAGGGGGCGAGTACATCGGGCAGCTAAAATCCGGCGGCAAGACGCTTGTCATAGACGGGCTTTGGGCTATTATGTTCCCGCCAAGTTCTGCCAGCAGCGTAGATCAGAACAGGCTATATTTTGCCGCAGGTCCTGATGACGAGACCCATGGTCTCTTCGGCTATCTGGCGCCTGAAAAGTAA
- a CDS encoding PQQ-dependent sugar dehydrogenase: MKTKKTLQHILLLSLGLLLLACDRDDDNFPIGNSDSIKLKEVASGLTSPVFLTQAPGDNERLFVVDQIGVIRVIKNGELQETPFLDLRNKLVQIQPGYDERGTLGLAFHPDYAQNGRFYVYYSGPLRGPAPNGFDHTNYVSEFNVTPGNMDVADASSEKILLIDDHPQLNHNAGTLMFGPDRYLYVSIGDGGGADDKDLGHVEDWYKKNEGGNGQDIEKNLQGNILRLDVDNGSPYGIPSDNPFVDKDGLDEIYAFGFRNPYRFSFDKLTGMLVAADAGQELYEEVDVVVKGGNYGWNVKEGRHCFNAADPLHPLSDCPDTDAWGNILIDPVIEFGNSEHVPGGLGVVVIGGYVYRGVSNVIGLGGDYLFGVWSQGDEEKSGAIFASHASANSSNWSRRKLSISNTSDHELGHYLLGFGQDNAGELYVLTTDNLGPSGNTGKVYRIE, from the coding sequence ATGAAAACAAAGAAAACTTTGCAACACATTTTGCTTTTAAGCCTGGGCTTGCTTCTGTTGGCCTGCGACAGAGACGATGACAATTTTCCGATCGGTAACAGCGACTCCATAAAACTGAAAGAAGTAGCATCCGGGCTCACTTCGCCGGTATTTCTGACCCAGGCACCCGGTGACAACGAGCGCCTTTTTGTGGTAGACCAGATTGGGGTGATCCGGGTCATCAAAAACGGGGAGTTGCAGGAAACGCCATTCCTGGATCTGCGGAACAAACTGGTGCAGATACAGCCCGGCTATGATGAAAGGGGCACGCTGGGATTAGCCTTTCACCCTGATTATGCGCAGAATGGCCGCTTTTATGTGTATTACAGTGGCCCGTTGCGCGGACCCGCTCCCAACGGATTCGACCACACCAACTATGTTTCGGAGTTTAATGTAACACCGGGCAACATGGATGTGGCCGATGCCTCTTCGGAAAAGATCCTGCTGATCGACGATCACCCGCAGCTGAATCATAACGCCGGTACCCTCATGTTCGGCCCCGACCGCTACCTGTACGTTTCGATAGGCGATGGCGGCGGCGCAGACGACAAGGACCTGGGCCACGTAGAGGATTGGTATAAAAAGAATGAAGGTGGCAACGGCCAGGATATAGAAAAGAACCTGCAGGGCAATATTCTGCGGCTGGACGTTGACAACGGCTCACCGTACGGCATTCCTAGCGATAACCCCTTTGTGGACAAGGATGGACTTGATGAGATCTATGCCTTTGGCTTCCGGAATCCGTATCGTTTCTCTTTTGACAAGCTGACCGGTATGCTGGTGGCCGCTGACGCCGGACAAGAGCTTTACGAGGAAGTGGACGTGGTGGTAAAAGGCGGCAACTATGGCTGGAACGTGAAAGAGGGACGCCATTGCTTTAACGCAGCCGATCCGCTGCACCCACTCAGCGACTGCCCCGATACCGATGCCTGGGGCAACATCCTGATCGATCCGGTCATTGAGTTCGGCAACAGCGAACATGTGCCCGGCGGGCTGGGCGTGGTGGTAATCGGCGGCTATGTATACAGGGGCGTGAGCAACGTGATCGGCCTGGGCGGTGATTATCTGTTCGGCGTTTGGTCGCAGGGCGACGAAGAAAAGAGCGGCGCGATCTTCGCTTCGCATGCTTCGGCAAACTCCTCGAACTGGAGCCGTCGCAAGCTTTCTATCAGCAATACCTCCGATCATGAGTTAGGGCACTACCTGCTTGGCTTTGGCCAGGACAACGCCGGCGAGCTATACGTGCTCACCACCGACAACCTGGGCCCAAGCGGAAACACCGGCAAAGTATACAGAATCGAGTAA